The nucleotide sequence CGTGTGCGGCCACACCGTGGCCGATGAGGCCCCGGACAAGTGCCCGGTGTGCGGGGTGGCGAAAGAGAAATACGTCCGCTTCTAAGTGTCGGATGAGGGGAAGGGACGGTTGTCCCTTCCCCTCATTTCTTTTTTCCGGGGAGAAGGCCGCCTAAATCCGCAAATTTTTCAGGCAGAGGGAGTGTCGCCGAGCATAAGGTGAATTCACCCCCGCCAGAAGCAAAGAGATAACCCACTGAGGGCAGCGCCCGGGGCCGAGTTTGAGGATCTTCCGGATATCGCATCGCAGCAGCATGACGAAGATCATGGCGGGAATGAGATTGCCCCGCACCACCTTGTAGGCGGCGTTGACGATGTCAGTCCTCTGCCACAGGTCGAAGGTGGCGAAAACCATGCACATGACGTACAGAACAACCGGCGTGGGAACATACTTGAAGAACGTGCTGTCCTTGTACTTCATCTCCAGGGAATCCGCACCCCCGTCAAAACAGAAAAAGAAAGGCGACATACACAAAACCGCACCATGTCTACCGTGTTACCCCCCCGTAACCAAGGGCATGATCTTTATCTCGTCGCCGTCGGCGGGAATATAGGTCTTGCTCTTCCGTTCGCCGTTCACTATGGGGATGTAGCCCGCGTGGGCCTTTTCCTCCAATTCCGAGAGCAGTTCGCCGATGGATCGCTCTCCGGCCGGGACTTCCCAGGGTTCAGGCGGTCCGTACTGCCTGAACAGGCCGAGAAGACGGATCGTCACAGCCATGGTACCCTTTCCTCCTCAAGGAAGGAAGGCCGCGAACCGGCCGAGTCCCAGGGCTTCCAGGCGCTCCCTTGAGGGAACGCCGTTCCTGTCCCATCCCCGAAGCTCGTAGTAGTCGTCGAGAATTTTGTCATGGGGTGTGGGCGTCTTGCCCGCCCGGGGCCCCACCATGGCGGGAACGGTCATCTTCATGGGCAGTGTGTCGTCCTTCCTGTCCAGGCCGTCCCGCACGTTGATGATTCTCTGGAGCTGCCACGCCCTCTCGCCGAACTTCACCAGCTCCTCCACCGGGACGTCCTTCCCCGTCAAGTACCTGTAGGCCGTCCGGATCTCCGTCAGGGTCAGGCCGCCGCCGCCCATCATGAACTGGCAGATGGTCATGCAGTTCATCAGGACGCTCACGTCTTGGTGGATCACCGCCGTCCTGGCCGCGAACTCCGGTGTCTGCCTGTCGTAGGGACCATCCTGCCCCAGTTCGGGAAAATATCCCCCGAGGGCGCTGGTCTGAGGGTTCCCCCGTTCGTGGCAGGCGCCCCTAGTACCCACGGCGTAGTTCACCCCGAGGGCGTACACCGCCCGGGGGTCGTGGGCGGGGTAATCCATGTTCTTCACTTCTACGGTGATCTTTTCCGCTTCCCTGCCGATATGCCGGGCCGCGCCCCGGATCCCTTCCCGGAACCATTCGCCCATGCCGGTCAGCGTCCCTATTTGTTCCACCATGGCGAGCAGGACGTCCGGGTCGCCCCATTTCAGGGACAGACCGCCGGTGTCCCGGGGGGTGATCCAGCCGTACTCCCAGCACTCCATGAGAAAGCCGATCCAGGCGCCGCAGGAGATGGTGTCTATCCCCAGGCGGTTGGCTCGATCGTTGGCCTTCGCCACGGCCCCCAGGTCCTCCACCAGGAGATTGCTCCCCATCATGGCGATGGTCTCGTACTCGGGACCGTTCCCTTCCAGCACCGCCCCGTCCGGAAATTCAAACCGGATGTGGCGGTGACATCCTATGGGGCAGTTGATACAGTGGAGGGGCTTCACGTTCAGGTACTCCGTGTACCGGGGAGCGCCGAGGAGGGCTGCCCCCCTCTTGTTCTCGTCCCCCCTCCAGTACCTGATGGGGGTATCGCCGATCCCTTCGAGGGGAACGATGACCCGGGGTGTTCCATGGGCCCGGAACTGCTCCCCCTGCCCGTAGAGCAGAGTGAACGTTTCCTTCGCGAACTCCGCAGCCTTCTCCGGGTCATGCACGGGAACCTCCTTCGTTCCCCAGGCCGCCACGGCCTTCAGGTTCTTCGAGCCCATGACGGCGCCCGCTCCTCCGCGCCCGGCAAAGCTGTGCCCGTCGCAGGAAATGCAGGCTATGGGGTGCATCATCTCCCCAGCGGGGCCGATGTTCAGGGCGTTGATCCGCCTGTCGCCAAGGTCTTCTTTTATGAGCTCTCCCGTTTCAATGGTGTCCTTCCCCCACAGGAACGCGGCGTCCCGGATCTCGGCGCCGTCGTCCTTGATGAACACGTAGACCGGTCTGTCCGCTCTTCCCTCGAACACCACGGCGTCAAATCCGCACTGCTTGAAGAAGGGAGCCCAGTGGCCCGTGCCCGCCGACTCGAGGAAGGTCCCGGTGAGAGGTCCCTTGGTGATCACGCTCCATTTGCCGTTGCCTGGGAATTTCACTCCCTGGAAGGGCCCCACGGCAAAGATAAGCTTGTTCTCCGGAGAGAGGGGGTCCACTTTCGCCGGAGTTTCCTCGAGAAGAATCTTCGCGCCGAGGGCCGAGCCCCCGAGAAGAAGGTCGAAGGTCTCCTCCGGAATATCGTCGACCCTGCAGACCCTGTTCGTCAGGTCCACCCGAAGCAGTTTTCCCCAATAGCCGTGCATGATTCCACCTCCTGGTTTCCCGATGCCGCCGGAGCGGCCGGGTATTGTACACTTCCATGGAATTATAGTCTAAATTGAAGGCCCCTTCATTGCAACAGGTCCGGGAAAAAACTCCCCGGCTGTATGCCGGGGAGTTTTTTCCGTACGTCCCGGGGAAGTTCAGATTCTTTGGCGGATCGTATCGATGATGGTGCCGTCCCGGTACTCCACTATTCCTATGA is from Aminivibrio sp. and encodes:
- a CDS encoding MoaD/ThiS family protein, with the protein product MAVTIRLLGLFRQYGPPEPWEVPAGERSIGELLSELEEKAHAGYIPIVNGERKSKTYIPADGDEIKIMPLVTGG
- a CDS encoding DUF819 family protein, with amino-acid sequence MSPFFFCFDGGADSLEMKYKDSTFFKYVPTPVVLYVMCMVFATFDLWQRTDIVNAAYKVVRGNLIPAMIFVMLLRCDIRKILKLGPGRCPQWVISLLLAGVNSPYARRHSLCLKNLRI
- a CDS encoding aldehyde ferredoxin oxidoreductase family protein; translation: MHGYWGKLLRVDLTNRVCRVDDIPEETFDLLLGGSALGAKILLEETPAKVDPLSPENKLIFAVGPFQGVKFPGNGKWSVITKGPLTGTFLESAGTGHWAPFFKQCGFDAVVFEGRADRPVYVFIKDDGAEIRDAAFLWGKDTIETGELIKEDLGDRRINALNIGPAGEMMHPIACISCDGHSFAGRGGAGAVMGSKNLKAVAAWGTKEVPVHDPEKAAEFAKETFTLLYGQGEQFRAHGTPRVIVPLEGIGDTPIRYWRGDENKRGAALLGAPRYTEYLNVKPLHCINCPIGCHRHIRFEFPDGAVLEGNGPEYETIAMMGSNLLVEDLGAVAKANDRANRLGIDTISCGAWIGFLMECWEYGWITPRDTGGLSLKWGDPDVLLAMVEQIGTLTGMGEWFREGIRGAARHIGREAEKITVEVKNMDYPAHDPRAVYALGVNYAVGTRGACHERGNPQTSALGGYFPELGQDGPYDRQTPEFAARTAVIHQDVSVLMNCMTICQFMMGGGGLTLTEIRTAYRYLTGKDVPVEELVKFGERAWQLQRIINVRDGLDRKDDTLPMKMTVPAMVGPRAGKTPTPHDKILDDYYELRGWDRNGVPSRERLEALGLGRFAAFLP